The stretch of DNA GTGCTCGCCCAGCAGGGGGCCTGGCCCGCGATCTGGACCTGGGGCCGGGACACCGCGCCCGGCCGGCCGCAGCCGGGCCACGGCGAGGTGGACGTGTTCGAGTACCACGACGACCACCCCAGGATGCTGGAGCTGACCAACCACGTCCGGCCGCAGGCCTCCGAGTACGCGGACGGGGTGGTCACCCCCGGCACCTGGTTCACCATCGGCTGCGTGTTCGGGGCCGATTCGGTGCGCTGGTCGGTGGACGGCACCGAGGTCTACGCCGACGGGGTCGGGGTGGGCCCGGACTGGCGGGCGTACCCGATCGTCAGCCTCTCGGTGGCGGCCGGCCAGTACGGGCACCGGCGCCCCGGCCCCGCCCAGCAGCAGATCAGCTGGCAGTGCCGGGGGCTGATGGTGCGGCGCTGAGCCCGGCCGCTCCGGGCTCAGACCATGTCGCGCAGGGCGATGATCCGGGCCAGGGTGCGGTCGGCGGCCTGCATGTTCTCCTGGAAGCGCTGGCCCGCGATCACCGCCGTCAGGGCGTGGATCCAGAGCGTGAGCCGGGCGTTGGTCTCGTGGGTGTGGGCCGCGATCCGGGCGTTGGCCAGGTAGAGGCCCTTGAGGATCTCGCGGACCTCGGCCTCGGCGGTCGGCGTGGCGGCGATGTTGCCGTGGTGGTCCTGCACGGAGTCGGGGGTGACCCCGCCGTGCATCGCCGTGGCCCGGGCGTCCCAGCGGTCGGGCAGCGGCGCCACCCGCATGGTGATCGGGTTGACGAACCCGCGCTGACCGGGGGAGGCCGGGCGGTGGGTGGGCGCCAGGTGCGGCGGGGGCACGGCCGGCACCGGTGCCGGGTAGGCGATCATCGGCGGGTCGGCCCAGCTCTGGTGCCAGGTCAGGCCGCCGGCCGGAGCGGCCGGGTCGGTCTGGTACATCTGGAAGTAGTACCGGGTGTCGTTGCCAGCCAGCGCGTCCTCGGTTTTGCGGGCGTAGTTCTCCAGCGTGATCACGTCCGAGCCGTCCCGGGCGATCACGGTGCCCCAGTGCGAGCCCCAGGTCAGGTTGCTCATCACCACCGGGTTCGCCCCGCCGATCAGGGTGTGGAAGTCGGTCTGGGAGGGCGGGTTGTTGCCGAGCACCAGGCTGGAGCCGGGCACCCCGGACATCAGCGTGCAGATCACGAAGCCCTCGCCCACGCCCGGGTTCGCGTACTGGTTGAGGCCGAAGCTGCGCAGGTTGGCGGTGAAGGCGGCGGTCGGCGCGAGGGTCGCGGCGCCGAAGGCCGCCCCGATCTGCCGGGCGGTGGTGTGCCGGGTCACCGGCGTGGTGTCGTCGAGCACCGGCAGCGGCGCGCCGGGCAGTGCGGCCCGGGCGGCGTGGTACTCGACCATGAGGTGCGGCGGCACCGCCGGGTTGCCGTCGAAGCGCGGCTGCGGCGGGGGCAGCACGGAGACCAGCACCTGGGAGATCAGCGCGTCGCAGCTCTGCGCGGCGTCCATGGTCAGCCCGGAGGTCGCGTTGCCGAGGTTCTGCGGGGTCACCCGGAAGAGCTGGTTGCCGCCGGCCGTAACCGTCTGCTGGTTGGGGCCCGGAGCGTCCGGCAGCAGCCGGATCGGTGAACCGATCAGCGTCAGCCGGGCGTTGGAGGCGTTGATCATCGCCATGGTGGCATACAGGACCTTGGGCTGCCGGTTCGTCAGGTCGGCGTCCTCGACCGCCAGCCGGCGGTTCTGCGAGAAGCGCAGCGCGACGGCGGCCGGGTTGGCGGAGACGGTGTTGACGGCGCCCCCGGCGGTCAGGAAGGAGCTCGCCGCCCCGCCCACCGCGCCCTTGGTCTGGCCGATGAAGCTGTCCTGGTTCTGGACCGGCGCGTGGCTCTGCGGGTTGACCACCGCGATGCCCTGGGCGGCGAAGTTGGCGGCCGCGATCACCGTGTAGTGCTGTACAGCCCGGTGCGGCCGCGGGTCGGTGCGGCCCGGCAGCCGGACCGGCTCGCCGAGGCCGGCCCGGCGGCCGGCCTCGACCGCCTCCAGCTCCAGGGCGTGCGGGTCGGTGTCGGCGGTGCGGCCGTGGCGCTGCTGGAGCACGTGGGCCAGCTCGTGGCCGAGCACCTCGCGGCCCTGCCGGGTGTGCGGATCGTAGCCGCCGTACGCGAAGTCGATCTCGCTGCCGTAGGTGCGGGCGAGGTGCTGCGCCGGTTCCCCCCGGCCCTTCTGGCGTATCGTCACCTCGGCGAAGCTCGCGCCGAAGATCTCCTCGAATTCGCCGCGCAGCGCGCGCGGCAGGCTCCTGGCCAGGGTCATTCCCAACTCCCCACTGGGTGAACTCAGGCTCTCCGCAGTGAAGTTACGGCAGTCCCAGGAGATCGCGCGTGGTTTCGTCGGCATTGCCGAGCTGACTGAGCGTCAGGAGGAAGGCTCCGGCGGGCGATCGGCTCCGCCGGAGCGTGCGCCGGGAGTGCGGGGCTCCCGGCGGGCGTCAGTGGCTCAACAGGTGCAGGTGACGGTCACCTTGATGTCGGCCGGCGGGGTCGGCGAGCCGTTGTAGGGGGCGATCCAGGCGGCGAAGCCGTTGGGGACGCTGCCGGAGCCGAGGGCGGTGGTGTCGACCCGCTGCTTGGGGTCCAGCGGGCTGCCGTCCACGTTGGTCACGTGCGGATTGGTCACCTGCATGCCCTCCGGGCACCAGATGGAGACGCCGCCCGAGCCGCCGGCCGCGGCGATGGTGAACGAGTCGGCGGCCTGGGCGGGCAGGCTGAGGGCGCCGCTGAGGGCGATCGCCACGGCACCCGCACCGAGGAAACGCTTGATTCGCATGGATGTTCTCCCGTCGAACGGACCCCGGGGGTCGGGGTCTGATCGGGTACATCCTGCGGGCCGTCGGCGTACGTACCGGTGTGTCGCCACGCGGTCTCACCCGTCCGGCGGATGGGCGGTGGGCTCAGGCGCCGAGGGGGAGGTGGTGGGCGTGGGTGGTGGCTGTGCCGGCGGCCTTGGTGTGCAGGTAGCGGAGGTTGCTGGGGGAGAGGTGCAGGCCGGTCGGCTGGCGCTCGGTCACGGTGAGGCCGTGGGTGGTGAGCTGGGCCGCCTTGTCGGGGTTGTTGGTGAGCAGGCGCAGGGTGGTGGCGCCGAGGGTGGTGAGCATCTGGGCCGCGGCGGTGTAGTCGCGGCCGTCCTCGGGGAGGCCGAGCGCGGCGTTCGCGGCGTAGGTGTCCAGGCCGGAGTCCTGCAGCGCGTAGGCGTCCAGCTTGTTGTAGAGGCCGATGCCGCGGCCCTCCTGGCGGAGGTAGAGCAGGTAGCCGCCGGTCTCGGTGATCCGCTCGGCGGCCTCGCGCAGCTGCGGCCCGCAGTCGCAGCGGGCGG from Kitasatospora sp. MMS16-BH015 encodes:
- the ribA gene encoding GTP cyclohydrolase II encodes the protein MPNAATIRSRVHIPLVFPDGYRTEAEVFTFHGLTDGLEHLALALGAPDPGRSPLVRLHSECLTGDVFGSARCDCGPQLREAAERITETGGYLLYLRQEGRGIGLYNKLDAYALQDSGLDTYAANAALGLPEDGRDYTAAAQMLTTLGATTLRLLTNNPDKAAQLTTHGLTVTERQPTGLHLSPSNLRYLHTKAAGTATTHAHHLPLGA
- a CDS encoding family 16 glycosylhydrolase yields the protein MAEVVFDAPFSDRTQWAAGVSSAYPPSGRNPGDNKLDRIVPGYGPDGSRFTAVRQPSRGRGWWKTPLVTTEGTAGGFELLPGDQLTAECQVLAQQGAWPAIWTWGRDTAPGRPQPGHGEVDVFEYHDDHPRMLELTNHVRPQASEYADGVVTPGTWFTIGCVFGADSVRWSVDGTEVYADGVGVGPDWRAYPIVSLSVAAGQYGHRRPGPAQQQISWQCRGLMVRR
- a CDS encoding DUF4157 domain-containing protein, which gives rise to MTLARSLPRALRGEFEEIFGASFAEVTIRQKGRGEPAQHLARTYGSEIDFAYGGYDPHTRQGREVLGHELAHVLQQRHGRTADTDPHALELEAVEAGRRAGLGEPVRLPGRTDPRPHRAVQHYTVIAAANFAAQGIAVVNPQSHAPVQNQDSFIGQTKGAVGGAASSFLTAGGAVNTVSANPAAVALRFSQNRRLAVEDADLTNRQPKVLYATMAMINASNARLTLIGSPIRLLPDAPGPNQQTVTAGGNQLFRVTPQNLGNATSGLTMDAAQSCDALISQVLVSVLPPPQPRFDGNPAVPPHLMVEYHAARAALPGAPLPVLDDTTPVTRHTTARQIGAAFGAATLAPTAAFTANLRSFGLNQYANPGVGEGFVICTLMSGVPGSSLVLGNNPPSQTDFHTLIGGANPVVMSNLTWGSHWGTVIARDGSDVITLENYARKTEDALAGNDTRYYFQMYQTDPAAPAGGLTWHQSWADPPMIAYPAPVPAVPPPHLAPTHRPASPGQRGFVNPITMRVAPLPDRWDARATAMHGGVTPDSVQDHHGNIAATPTAEAEVREILKGLYLANARIAAHTHETNARLTLWIHALTAVIAGQRFQENMQAADRTLARIIALRDMV